The Passer domesticus isolate bPasDom1 unplaced genomic scaffold, bPasDom1.hap1 HAP1_SCAFFOLD_67, whole genome shotgun sequence genome has a window encoding:
- the LOC135293074 gene encoding zinc finger protein 541-like, giving the protein MLLSGGPPTTQDHPLADYHYAGSDRWTAEEKEAFQKAFHTYGKDFHLIQKQIPSKTVAQCVEYYYCWKKEQKLASSTLAQTAGKRKRSKSPPRKETGETGKRSRKRAGSAECPCCQPRQWLVWV; this is encoded by the exons atgttgctctcgggggggcctccAACAACTCAAgaccatcccttggctgattatcattatgcag gctctgatagatggacagctgaggagaaggaggccttccaaaaggctttccacacctacggcaaggatttccatctcatccagaagcag atcccaagtaagaccgtggcacagtgtgtggagtactactactgctggaaaaaagagcagaaacttgccagcagcactcttgctcag actgcgggcaaacggaagaggagcaaaagccctcccaggaaggagacaggggagaccgggaagagaagccgcaagcgggctggcagcgcggagtgtccctgctgccaaccgcgcca gtggctggtgtgggtgtaa